In Pseudoduganella albidiflava, a single window of DNA contains:
- the uvrA gene encoding excinuclease ABC subunit UvrA: protein MEEIRIRGARTHNLKNINLDLPRNKLIVITGLSGSGKSSLAFDTLYAEGQRRYVESLSAYARQFLQLMEKPDVDLIEGLSPAISIEQKATSHNPRSTVGTVTEIHDYLRLLYARVGTPYCINHPDHALSAQSVSQMVDAVLAMPEGTKLMIMAPVVANRKGEHVDLFEQMQAQGFVRFRVQSGTHDAKIYEVDDLPKLKKTEKHTIDVVIDRVKVTPEIKQRLAESFETALRLADGRAVAYDMDAGTEHVYSNKFACTSCGYSLQELEPRLFSFNNPMGACPECDGLGHIEFFDPKRIVAFPNLSLASGAVKGWDRRNQFYFSMLQSLANHYGFDLDAPFEKLNATAQNAVLHGSGKTNIPFSYVNERGRAVVKEHAFEGVVNNLARRYRETDSMAVKEELAKFINEKKCPTCEGARLRVEARHVKVGTGKQEKAIYEIAEKPLRDTLSFFEQLKLKGAKRDIADRIIKEIVARLSFLNNVGLDYLSLDRSADTLSGGEAQRIRLASQIGSGLTGVMYVLDEPSIGLHQRDNDRLIDTLKHLRDIGNSVLVVEHDEDAIRTADYIVDMGKGAGVHGGDVIAAGSLKDILKNKESLTAQYLNGSLKIDVPKKRHPADPNRQLVITGAKGNNLKNQTLSVPVGLLTCVTGVSGSGKSTLVNDTLYPALSRHLYGSQTEPAEHETISGLEHFDKVISVDQAPIGRTPRSNPATYTGLFTPIRDLFATVPTAKERGYSAGRFSFNVKGGRCEACQGDGVLKVEMHFLPDVYVPCDVCHGKRYNRETLEVHYKGKSITEVLDMTVEDAHTFFKPVPTIARKLQTLLDVGLGYIKLGQSATTLSGGEAQRVKLSLELSKRDTGRTLYILDEPTTGLHFHDIDLLLKVIHRLRDQGNTLVIIEHNLDVIKTADWIVDLGPEGGAGGGRIIATGTPEEVAANPDSVTGKYLVPLLKKK from the coding sequence ATGGAAGAAATCCGCATCCGCGGCGCGCGTACCCATAACCTGAAGAACATCAACCTCGATCTGCCTCGCAACAAGCTGATCGTGATTACCGGGCTGTCCGGCTCCGGCAAGTCGTCGCTGGCGTTCGACACGTTGTACGCCGAGGGCCAGCGCCGCTATGTCGAATCGCTGTCGGCCTATGCGCGCCAGTTCCTGCAGTTGATGGAGAAGCCGGACGTCGACCTGATCGAAGGGCTGTCGCCGGCCATCTCGATCGAGCAGAAGGCCACGTCGCACAATCCGCGCTCCACCGTCGGCACCGTGACGGAAATCCACGATTACCTGCGCCTGCTGTATGCCCGCGTGGGCACGCCGTATTGCATCAACCACCCTGACCATGCGCTGTCGGCGCAATCGGTGTCGCAGATGGTCGATGCCGTGCTGGCCATGCCGGAAGGCACCAAGCTGATGATCATGGCGCCGGTGGTGGCGAACCGCAAGGGCGAGCACGTCGACCTGTTCGAGCAGATGCAGGCCCAGGGCTTCGTGCGCTTCCGCGTGCAGAGCGGCACGCACGATGCGAAGATCTACGAAGTGGACGACCTGCCGAAGCTGAAGAAAACGGAAAAGCACACGATCGACGTGGTCATCGACCGCGTGAAGGTGACTCCGGAAATCAAGCAGCGCCTGGCCGAAAGTTTCGAGACGGCGCTGCGCCTGGCCGACGGCCGCGCGGTCGCCTATGACATGGATGCCGGCACGGAGCATGTGTATTCGAACAAGTTCGCCTGCACCAGCTGCGGCTATTCGCTGCAGGAGCTGGAGCCGCGCCTGTTCTCGTTCAATAACCCGATGGGCGCCTGCCCCGAGTGCGACGGCCTGGGCCATATCGAGTTCTTCGATCCGAAGCGGATCGTGGCATTCCCCAACCTGTCGCTGGCTTCCGGTGCCGTCAAGGGCTGGGACCGCCGCAATCAATTCTATTTCTCGATGCTGCAAAGCCTGGCGAACCATTATGGTTTCGACCTCGATGCGCCATTTGAAAAACTGAACGCCACCGCGCAGAACGCCGTGCTCCATGGCTCGGGCAAGACGAACATCCCGTTCTCGTATGTCAATGAACGCGGCCGTGCCGTCGTCAAGGAACATGCGTTCGAAGGCGTGGTCAACAACCTGGCGCGGCGCTACCGTGAAACGGATTCGATGGCCGTGAAGGAAGAACTGGCCAAGTTCATCAACGAAAAGAAATGCCCCACCTGCGAAGGCGCACGCCTGCGCGTGGAAGCACGCCACGTGAAGGTCGGTACCGGCAAGCAGGAAAAGGCGATCTACGAGATCGCCGAGAAGCCGCTGCGCGACACGCTGTCGTTCTTCGAGCAGCTGAAGCTGAAAGGCGCCAAGCGCGACATCGCCGACCGCATCATCAAGGAAATCGTGGCGCGCCTGTCCTTCCTGAACAACGTGGGCCTGGATTACCTGTCGCTCGACCGTTCGGCCGATACCCTGTCCGGCGGCGAAGCGCAGCGCATCCGCCTGGCGTCGCAGATCGGTTCCGGGCTGACCGGCGTGATGTACGTGCTCGACGAGCCGTCCATCGGCCTGCACCAGCGCGACAATGACCGCCTGATCGACACGCTGAAGCACCTGCGCGACATCGGCAACAGCGTGCTGGTGGTGGAGCACGATGAGGATGCCATCCGCACCGCCGACTATATCGTCGACATGGGCAAGGGCGCCGGCGTGCATGGCGGCGACGTGATCGCGGCCGGTTCGCTGAAGGATATCCTGAAGAACAAGGAATCGCTGACGGCGCAGTACCTGAACGGTTCGCTGAAGATCGACGTGCCGAAGAAGCGCCATCCGGCGGACCCGAACCGCCAGCTGGTGATCACGGGTGCCAAGGGCAACAACCTGAAGAACCAGACGCTGTCGGTGCCGGTCGGCCTGCTGACCTGCGTGACGGGCGTTTCCGGTTCCGGCAAATCGACCCTGGTGAACGATACGCTGTATCCGGCCCTGTCGCGCCACCTGTACGGTTCGCAGACGGAACCGGCGGAACACGAGACCATCAGTGGTCTGGAACATTTCGACAAGGTGATTTCCGTCGACCAGGCGCCGATCGGCCGTACGCCGCGCTCGAATCCGGCCACCTATACGGGCCTGTTCACGCCGATCCGCGACCTGTTCGCCACGGTACCGACGGCGAAGGAACGAGGCTACAGTGCCGGCCGTTTCTCGTTCAACGTGAAGGGCGGCCGCTGCGAGGCCTGCCAGGGCGATGGCGTGCTGAAGGTGGAGATGCACTTCCTGCCGGACGTCTACGTGCCGTGCGATGTCTGCCACGGCAAGCGCTACAACCGTGAAACGCTGGAAGTGCATTACAAGGGCAAGAGCATCACCGAAGTGCTGGACATGACGGTGGAAGACGCGCACACGTTCTTCAAGCCCGTGCCGACCATCGCCCGCAAGCTGCAGACACTGCTCGACGTGGGCCTCGGCTATATCAAGCTGGGGCAAAGCGCCACCACGCTTTCCGGCGGCGAAGCGCAGCGCGTGAAACTGTCGCTGGAACTGTCGAAACGCGACACGGGGCGCACGCTGTATATCCTGGATGAGCCGACGACGGGGCTACACTTCCACGACATCGACCTGCTGCTGAAGGTGATCCATCGCCTGCGCGACCAGGGCAATACGCTGGTGATCATCGAGCACAACCTGGACGTGATCAAGACCGCCGACTGGATCGTCGACCTGGGCCCCGAAGGCGGTGCCGGCGGCGGACGCATCATCGCCACCGGTACGCCGGAAGAGGTGGCGGCCAATCCGGACAGCGTGACGGGCAAGTACCTGGTGCCCCTGCTGAAGAAGAAGTAA
- the ssb gene encoding single-stranded DNA-binding protein, translated as MASVNKVIIVGNLGRDPEIRYMPSGDAIANIAVATSFKSKDRNTGEQKEITEWHRISFFGRLAEIVGQYLKKGSSVYVEGRLQTRKYTDKDGVEKYATDIIAQEMQMLGGRQGMGGGDAMGGDDMGGYDAPPSRPAPRPQQAAAPAPRPAPKPAPNFSDMDDDIPF; from the coding sequence ATGGCATCTGTCAATAAAGTCATCATCGTCGGCAACCTGGGCCGCGATCCGGAGATCCGCTACATGCCGAGCGGCGATGCCATCGCCAACATTGCCGTTGCCACATCCTTCAAGTCGAAGGATCGCAACACGGGCGAACAGAAGGAAATCACCGAGTGGCACCGCATCTCGTTCTTCGGGCGCCTGGCGGAAATCGTCGGCCAGTACTTGAAGAAGGGTTCGTCGGTCTACGTCGAGGGCCGCCTGCAGACCCGCAAGTACACGGACAAGGATGGCGTTGAAAAATACGCCACCGACATCATCGCGCAGGAAATGCAGATGCTGGGCGGCCGCCAGGGCATGGGCGGCGGCGACGCCATGGGTGGCGACGACATGGGCGGCTACGATGCGCCGCCAAGCCGTCCGGCCCCGCGCCCGCAGCAGGCTGCCGCTCCGGCCCCACGGCCGGCACCGAAGCCGGCACCGAACTTCTCGGACATGGATGACGATATTCCGTTCTGA